Proteins from a single region of Heterodontus francisci isolate sHetFra1 chromosome 29, sHetFra1.hap1, whole genome shotgun sequence:
- the LOC137345680 gene encoding tumor necrosis factor-like, which produces MSCENKLLDLETGGVVTLRQSEPKRSCFWQSLCAVAVLGLLAVSSYLLLCQLGVLPSNQEVSLNSKTARSQDMRNHSSVTTVPASNSVPHLMKQVGNDPMGRIAAHLTATSKGKNVIWQNEADSTFAEGVEFTDNSLVIKTPGRYFVYTQVVFSSRGCQNKTVYLSHELAKLSPSYPEEVLLLRATKSACHSRQHGEPWYKTSYQGAIFEFEEGDQIYSRVSEEMVGYVDTAQGKSFFGIFAL; this is translated from the exons ATGAGTTGTGAGAACAAGTTGCTGGACCTTGAGACTGGAGGAGTGGTTACGCTCAGGCAGTCAGAGCCGAAGAGAAGCTGTTTCTGGCAGTCTCTCTGTGCAGTGGCTGTGCTGGGTTTGCTGGCTGTGTCTTCCTACCTGTTACTCTGTCAGCTTGGAGTTTTACCTTCAAACCAG GAAGTATCACTGAACTCAAAAACTGCCCGATCACAGGACATGAGGAATCATTCATCTGTGACAACAGTTCCTGCTAGTAATA GTGTCCCTCATCTCATGAAGCAGGTGGGAAATGACCCGATGGGGAGAATCGCAGCTCACCTGACAG CAACCAGCAAAGGAAAGAATGTGATTTGGCAGAATGAGGCGGACTCCACCTTTGCCGAGGGTGTGGAGTTCACGGACAACAGTCTCGTCATCAAAACCCCTGGTCGGTACTTTGTCTACACCCAGGTGGTCTTCTCCAGCAGGGGCTGTCAGAACAAGACTGTCTATCTGAGCCATGAGCTCGCCAAGCTCTCACCCAGTTATCCAGAGGAAGTCTTGCTACTGAGAGCCACCAAGTCAGCCTGTCATTCCCGCCAACACGGAGAGCCCTGGTACAAGACCTCCTATCAGGGAGCCATATTTGAGTTTGAGGAGGGAGATCAGATCTACTCCAGGGTTAGTGAGGAGATGGTGGGATATGTAGACACTGCCCAAGGAAAGAGCTTCTTTGGAATATTTGCTTTGTGA